In the Marinomonas algicola genome, one interval contains:
- the dinG gene encoding ATP-dependent DNA helicase DinG, translated as MLSDELKSKIHAAYRASLAAKGHKPRLGQKQMIATIARTLGNIMQGSEGERLGEKHVAVVEAGTGTGKTLSYCLSAIPIAKSNEKKLIISTATVALQEQILHKELPDLLKHTEYNFSYTLAKGRGRYLCLNQLESFLDAENQVMDDMFAGLFEQHLQSGDVNSVLYQEMDEHIKSGDWNGDKDNWEGILRDEDWRRVTTDHQQCTNRNCANFSACPFYKARAEIETADVIVANHDLVLADLSLGGGAILTDPSETIYVFDEGHHLPEKAINHFRHELRLQQSIQWLRQLEKNLVNLKQELTDEISLTGQILLKIPQQIQTLVNFIQYAQQGLAPFIAEKNLDSDNTVYRFEFGVIPEELRQLAYSLQTGFQKLFNSIESIQDECKKVKQNEGMGLTQEVADTWLSILGVVLARLEQAKGLWQLFSLQDDLTYPPNARWLSLSGSGMEQDIELGGSPILAAHTLRQQLWEKCYAAVVTSATLTALNTFHRFNMRSGVPYESEYLRVLSPFDFPNKGQLIIPKMTCEPTQVEQHTTAIVEYLNDSINQDGASLVLFSSRKQMEEVSLRLGAKLQAIMLVQGEQSKRIILESHKKSIDAGKGSLLMGLASFAEGVDLPGKYLTHVVIAKIPFSVPDDPVDATLAEWIQKRGGNPFMEITIPDASLRLVQATGRLLRSEKDEGKVCILDRRLVSKRYGQQLINSLPPYRLSVE; from the coding sequence ATGCTATCAGATGAATTAAAGTCAAAAATACATGCTGCCTACAGGGCATCGTTGGCCGCCAAAGGTCATAAGCCGCGCTTAGGTCAGAAGCAAATGATTGCGACGATCGCGCGTACTTTGGGCAACATTATGCAGGGCTCAGAAGGTGAGCGCTTGGGTGAAAAGCATGTCGCTGTCGTCGAGGCTGGGACAGGAACAGGTAAAACCCTTTCTTACTGTTTATCGGCCATTCCTATTGCTAAATCAAATGAGAAAAAATTAATTATTTCTACAGCGACCGTAGCGCTGCAGGAACAAATTCTCCATAAAGAGCTGCCAGACCTGTTAAAGCATACGGAATACAACTTTAGTTACACCTTAGCGAAAGGAAGAGGTCGATACTTGTGCTTGAACCAGCTTGAAAGTTTTTTAGATGCCGAAAACCAAGTTATGGATGACATGTTCGCGGGTCTATTTGAACAACACCTTCAATCTGGTGATGTTAACTCGGTTCTCTATCAGGAAATGGACGAACACATTAAATCCGGTGACTGGAACGGTGATAAAGATAATTGGGAGGGTATTTTACGAGATGAGGATTGGAGAAGGGTGACCACAGATCATCAACAATGCACAAATCGTAATTGCGCAAACTTTTCAGCTTGCCCATTTTATAAAGCTAGGGCTGAAATTGAAACCGCCGATGTCATCGTCGCTAACCATGACTTAGTGTTAGCCGATTTATCATTGGGAGGTGGCGCTATTTTAACGGACCCAAGTGAGACTATATATGTGTTTGATGAAGGCCATCATCTTCCAGAAAAAGCCATAAATCACTTCCGTCATGAGCTGCGTTTGCAACAGAGTATTCAGTGGCTGAGACAGCTTGAAAAGAACTTGGTGAATCTTAAACAAGAATTGACTGATGAAATCAGCTTAACGGGTCAGATTTTATTGAAAATACCGCAGCAGATTCAAACTCTGGTTAATTTTATTCAATACGCCCAACAAGGACTTGCGCCATTTATTGCAGAAAAAAACCTAGACAGCGACAACACTGTTTATCGATTTGAATTTGGTGTTATACCTGAAGAATTGAGACAATTAGCTTACAGTCTTCAAACTGGTTTTCAAAAATTATTTAATAGCATTGAAAGCATTCAGGACGAGTGTAAAAAAGTAAAGCAAAATGAAGGAATGGGTCTGACTCAAGAAGTGGCCGATACTTGGTTATCTATCTTGGGTGTTGTTCTTGCGCGTTTAGAACAAGCAAAAGGGCTTTGGCAGCTTTTTTCCCTTCAGGATGATTTAACGTATCCCCCGAATGCTCGATGGTTGAGTTTATCAGGCAGTGGAATGGAACAAGATATAGAGCTTGGTGGGTCTCCCATCTTAGCGGCTCATACGTTACGACAACAGCTTTGGGAAAAATGCTATGCTGCCGTAGTGACGTCGGCCACATTAACGGCATTAAATACGTTTCATCGATTTAATATGAGAAGTGGTGTGCCTTATGAAAGCGAATATTTAAGAGTACTAAGCCCTTTTGATTTTCCTAATAAAGGTCAGCTCATAATTCCAAAAATGACCTGTGAGCCAACACAAGTAGAGCAACATACGACGGCTATTGTTGAATATTTAAATGATAGTATTAACCAAGATGGTGCTAGCTTGGTCCTATTTTCTTCAAGAAAACAAATGGAGGAAGTATCCTTACGTCTTGGAGCGAAATTACAAGCTATCATGCTGGTTCAAGGTGAACAATCAAAGCGTATTATTCTTGAATCCCATAAGAAGAGCATTGATGCGGGTAAGGGGAGTTTGTTAATGGGATTAGCGAGTTTTGCTGAAGGGGTTGATTTGCCAGGTAAATATTTGACCCATGTGGTTATCGCAAAAATTCCATTTTCAGTACCCGATGACCCAGTTGACGCCACATTGGCTGAGTGGATTCAAAAAAGAGGCGGTAATCCGTTTATGGAAATCACTATACCTGATGCTTCATTGAGGCTTGTGCAAGCAACGGGTCGTTTACTGCGTAGTGAAAAAGATGAAGGTAAAGTATGTATTCTAGATCGAAGATTGGTATCAAAACGATACGGGCAACAATTAATTAATAGTTTACCTCCATATCGCTTGTCAGTGGAATAA
- a CDS encoding NAD(P)H-dependent glycerol-3-phosphate dehydrogenase, which yields MKSKSVCVLGGGSFGTALANIMAHNGHQVSQWMRNEQQVEEINLTGLNSRYLPNSPLHRELLATTNLEKAIYDSDIILVSIPSKSFEDVMKRICPWLTPEKTLISTTKGFNPNRFELMSDVLARNGVTQKIGVLSGPNLAKEIAAGQLTGSVVASDSADVREQMIALLKSTTFRVYESTDMTGVELAGALKNIYAIVCGLAKALQVGENTMAMIMTRSLAEMSRFAVHFGADPMTFLGLAGMGDLIATCSSPLSRNYRVGFAIGSGKELNQAITDIGEVAEGVNTLKMVVEEAQKHNLYMPLAQGLYKLLFSGATLDSLISGLMTGDQKWDVEFVTQQESSNV from the coding sequence ATGAAGAGCAAATCAGTTTGTGTTCTCGGTGGTGGTAGTTTTGGTACCGCATTGGCAAACATCATGGCTCACAATGGTCATCAAGTCAGCCAGTGGATGCGCAATGAACAGCAAGTAGAAGAAATCAATTTAACGGGATTAAACAGTCGTTATCTACCAAATTCCCCTCTTCATAGAGAACTTTTAGCCACCACCAATTTAGAAAAAGCCATTTATGACAGTGATATTATTTTAGTATCCATTCCTTCAAAATCATTTGAAGACGTCATGAAACGAATTTGTCCTTGGCTAACACCTGAAAAAACGTTAATTAGTACAACGAAAGGGTTCAACCCAAATCGATTTGAATTAATGAGTGATGTCTTGGCTCGCAACGGTGTTACTCAGAAAATTGGCGTACTCAGTGGACCGAACTTAGCCAAAGAGATCGCGGCAGGGCAGTTAACAGGAAGTGTTGTAGCAAGTGACAGCGCTGATGTGCGAGAACAAATGATCGCCCTTCTGAAATCGACTACCTTTAGGGTTTATGAAAGTACTGATATGACGGGTGTGGAGTTAGCCGGCGCACTAAAAAATATTTATGCGATAGTGTGTGGCCTAGCAAAAGCCTTACAAGTTGGTGAAAATACAATGGCTATGATAATGACACGAAGTCTAGCGGAAATGAGCCGATTTGCGGTTCATTTTGGGGCCGACCCCATGACGTTTTTAGGTCTAGCTGGAATGGGGGATTTAATTGCAACTTGTTCTTCTCCTTTAAGTCGTAATTATCGTGTAGGTTTTGCTATTGGTTCAGGTAAAGAGTTAAATCAGGCGATCACAGATATTGGCGAAGTCGCCGAAGGTGTTAATACTTTGAAGATGGTTGTTGAAGAGGCGCAAAAACACAATCTTTATATGCCATTGGCCCAAGGTTTATATAAACTTTTATTTTCTGGAGCCACATTAGACTCGCTTATCAGTGGGCTTATGACAGGTGATCAGAAATGGGATGTCGAATTTGTAACTCAGCAGGAGAGTTCTAATGTCTAA
- the lexA gene encoding transcriptional repressor LexA translates to MIKLTKRQSEVMDMIREFISVNGFPPTRAEIARHLGFKSPNAAEEHLKALCKKGAIEILPGASRGLRLIEESPEAPPSELGLPIIGKVAAGYPILAQENVSSYVQIPPEMFYPKADYFLSVTGMSMKDIGILDGDLIAVHKTESVKNGQVVVARIDDEVTVKRFEQEGKIVHLIAENEEFNDIHVDLESTEFAIEGISVGVIRQNI, encoded by the coding sequence ATGATTAAATTAACAAAAAGACAATCCGAAGTAATGGACATGATACGCGAATTTATTTCTGTAAATGGCTTTCCGCCAACGCGAGCAGAAATAGCGAGGCATTTGGGATTTAAATCTCCTAATGCCGCCGAGGAGCATCTTAAAGCATTATGCAAAAAAGGTGCTATCGAAATTTTACCTGGTGCGTCTCGAGGATTGCGTTTGATAGAAGAAAGTCCAGAAGCCCCTCCTTCGGAGCTCGGATTACCTATTATAGGTAAAGTGGCCGCTGGCTACCCAATATTAGCTCAAGAGAATGTTTCTTCTTATGTTCAAATCCCTCCTGAGATGTTTTACCCCAAAGCAGATTATTTTTTATCCGTTACAGGGATGAGCATGAAAGACATCGGTATTTTAGATGGTGATTTAATTGCCGTACATAAAACAGAATCTGTGAAAAATGGTCAAGTCGTTGTTGCTAGAATTGATGATGAAGTTACCGTAAAACGCTTCGAGCAAGAGGGAAAAATTGTCCACCTGATCGCAGAAAATGAAGAGTTTAACGACATACATGTTGATTTAGAAAGTACTGAATTTGCTATTGAGGGGATTTCAGTCGGCGTTATCAGGCAAAATATATAA
- a CDS encoding DUF4389 domain-containing protein, whose protein sequence is MSKPGYTQQNFWIRLIFMLLYWVILNVSLSVFGFLVLIMTIIRFGSQHKPAGIVAFQFNLTEFIAQTMSFLTFKTEEKPYPFTSWPKVNNHD, encoded by the coding sequence ATGTCTAAACCAGGTTATACACAACAAAACTTTTGGATACGACTCATTTTCATGTTGTTGTATTGGGTAATACTGAATGTGTCTCTTTCTGTATTCGGTTTTTTAGTGCTAATTATGACTATTATCCGTTTCGGATCGCAACATAAACCAGCAGGAATTGTTGCTTTTCAATTCAATCTAACCGAATTTATTGCTCAAACGATGTCATTTCTTACCTTTAAAACAGAAGAAAAACCTTACCCGTTTACATCATGGCCTAAGGTTAATAATCATGACTGA
- the sixA gene encoding phosphohistidine phosphatase SixA: protein MTDNIKSLFVLRHGSAQSSDFQHDNLRQLTPNGVDEILLTGKYFASLGVKLDAVYVSPYIRAQQTADHFLREIGQDIAIETIDLITPSGRPLDVAIWLSNLKSKNVLLVTHQPFAYQLVDLLSNAHLPNDFSMNTGTLVSLSGELFVTDCCSFNGFYSPNV from the coding sequence ATGACTGATAATATTAAGTCACTGTTTGTTTTACGTCATGGCAGTGCGCAATCTTCAGATTTTCAACATGATAATTTGCGTCAATTAACCCCAAACGGGGTGGATGAGATACTACTGACAGGAAAATATTTTGCCTCCTTAGGCGTTAAGTTGGATGCCGTTTATGTTAGTCCATATATTAGGGCTCAGCAGACAGCTGACCATTTTTTGCGAGAAATAGGACAAGATATTGCTATTGAAACCATTGATCTTATTACTCCAAGTGGTCGACCATTAGATGTCGCTATTTGGCTGTCTAATTTAAAATCAAAAAATGTCTTACTAGTCACCCATCAGCCGTTTGCTTATCAACTGGTTGATTTACTTTCTAATGCGCATCTACCAAATGATTTTTCAATGAATACTGGTACTTTAGTCTCTTTATCGGGAGAATTATTTGTCACAGATTGCTGTTCATTTAATGGCTTTTATTCGCCTAACGTCTAG
- the topA gene encoding type I DNA topoisomerase, whose amino-acid sequence MGKSLVIVESPAKAKTINKYLGSDYVVKSSVGHIRDLPTGKTATSTPQERAKQAALTRKMSAEEKAEYRHKKSRQQLINRMGVNPENNWEAKYEILPGKEKVVDELRRLAKNADTIYLATDLDREGEAIAWHLREAIGGDDSRYKRVVFNEITKNAITQAFESPSELDIDRVNAQQARRFLDRVVGFMVSPLLWSKVARGLSAGRVQSVAVRLIVEREQEIRAFIPEEFWELDAKLTTPLNTSLTFETTKYKGSEYRPSSEQESQEHVDRLQKASFKVAKREDKPTSSKPSAPFITSTLQQSASTRLGFGVKKTMMLAQRLYEGGYITYMRTDSTNLSAEAVDNLREYILQNFGKEYLPEEAIRYSSKEGAQEAHEAIRPSDVSITSNELLGMDKDAHRLYDLIRNQFMACQMPPAQYTSTTITLLVDDYELKARGRILRFDGYTRVMAAIGKKAEDSILPDIEPGEMLTLVDLLPEQHFTKPTARFSEASLVKELEKRGIGRPSTYASIISTIQDRGYARVENRRFYAEKMGDIVTERLVDSFHTLMNFSFTAQMEEQLDDIAEGREDWIKALNAFYTSFNETLRKAEDPDTGMMPNEPTPTNIECPTCSRPMQIRTASTGVFLSCSGYVLPPKERCKATINLTRGEEAVALYDEEAESKALITKRRCSICSSAMDSYLVDEQRKLHVCGNNPACSGYEIEHGAFKIKGYDGPVLECDKCESEMQLKNGRFGKYFGCTNEECKNTRKLLKSGEAAPPKMDPVPMPDLICLKVEDHYVLRDGATGLFLAASQFPKKRETRAPLVAELLPYMDQIDSKYHFFSDAPVADSEGRPAVIRYSRKTKEQYVMTEENGKPTGWKAFYVGNKWVIEEGKKTK is encoded by the coding sequence ATGGGAAAATCACTGGTTATCGTAGAGTCGCCAGCAAAGGCGAAGACCATCAATAAATACTTAGGGAGCGACTACGTCGTTAAATCGAGTGTAGGTCATATCCGTGACTTGCCTACAGGGAAAACGGCCACATCTACCCCTCAAGAGCGTGCAAAGCAAGCTGCATTAACGCGTAAAATGAGCGCCGAAGAGAAGGCTGAATATCGTCATAAAAAATCTCGCCAGCAACTTATCAATCGTATGGGGGTAAATCCTGAGAACAATTGGGAAGCGAAATACGAAATATTGCCAGGCAAAGAAAAGGTTGTTGACGAATTAAGACGATTAGCAAAAAATGCTGACACTATTTACCTCGCAACCGATTTGGATAGGGAGGGTGAAGCCATTGCTTGGCACCTTCGCGAGGCCATTGGTGGTGATGATTCACGCTACAAGCGTGTTGTTTTTAACGAAATTACTAAAAACGCTATTACCCAGGCTTTTGAATCCCCATCTGAATTGGATATTGATCGAGTTAACGCCCAACAAGCTAGACGCTTTTTAGACCGAGTTGTTGGCTTTATGGTCTCTCCACTTCTTTGGTCCAAAGTCGCTCGAGGGTTATCAGCGGGTCGTGTTCAATCTGTTGCTGTACGCTTGATTGTTGAGAGAGAGCAAGAGATCCGAGCCTTTATTCCTGAAGAGTTTTGGGAATTAGACGCAAAGTTAACAACACCTTTAAATACTTCCTTAACGTTTGAGACAACAAAATACAAAGGTAGTGAGTATCGCCCTTCGAGTGAGCAAGAGTCTCAGGAGCATGTTGATAGATTGCAAAAAGCGTCATTTAAGGTTGCTAAGCGTGAGGATAAACCAACGTCAAGTAAGCCATCGGCCCCTTTTATTACTTCTACGCTACAGCAATCTGCAAGCACACGATTAGGATTTGGTGTTAAGAAGACCATGATGCTTGCTCAGCGTTTATATGAAGGTGGTTACATTACCTATATGCGTACAGATTCAACGAACTTAAGTGCAGAAGCTGTTGATAATCTACGCGAATATATCTTACAAAATTTTGGTAAAGAGTATCTTCCTGAAGAAGCGATTCGTTATTCGAGCAAAGAGGGGGCTCAAGAGGCGCATGAAGCCATTCGTCCTTCAGATGTTTCGATAACATCAAACGAACTGCTTGGGATGGATAAAGATGCTCACAGGCTATACGATTTAATTCGTAATCAGTTTATGGCGTGTCAAATGCCTCCTGCCCAGTACACCTCAACCACGATTACCTTGTTGGTGGATGATTATGAGTTGAAAGCGCGAGGCAGAATTTTACGCTTTGATGGTTACACTCGCGTCATGGCCGCCATCGGTAAAAAAGCAGAAGACAGTATTTTACCAGACATCGAGCCGGGTGAAATGCTTACCTTGGTTGATCTATTACCAGAACAGCATTTTACGAAACCAACGGCTCGTTTTAGTGAAGCAAGCTTAGTAAAAGAGTTGGAAAAGCGTGGTATTGGTCGACCATCTACTTATGCATCGATTATTTCTACTATCCAAGATCGTGGTTATGCTCGTGTTGAAAATAGACGTTTTTACGCCGAAAAAATGGGGGATATTGTCACTGAGCGTTTAGTCGATAGTTTCCACACCCTGATGAATTTCAGCTTCACGGCGCAAATGGAAGAGCAGCTTGATGATATAGCGGAAGGGCGAGAAGATTGGATCAAGGCGCTTAATGCTTTTTACACCAGTTTCAATGAAACCCTCAGGAAAGCTGAAGACCCAGATACTGGTATGATGCCAAATGAGCCAACACCAACCAATATAGAGTGTCCTACGTGTTCTAGGCCGATGCAAATTCGCACCGCGAGTACCGGTGTATTCTTGTCTTGTTCTGGTTATGTACTTCCGCCTAAAGAACGTTGTAAAGCCACAATTAATTTAACGCGCGGGGAAGAAGCGGTTGCGCTTTATGATGAGGAAGCTGAGTCAAAAGCACTTATAACGAAACGTCGTTGCTCAATCTGTAGCTCAGCAATGGACAGTTATTTGGTGGATGAACAAAGAAAACTTCATGTTTGTGGTAATAATCCAGCTTGTAGTGGCTATGAGATAGAGCATGGTGCATTTAAAATTAAGGGTTATGATGGCCCTGTTCTTGAATGTGATAAGTGCGAATCTGAGATGCAATTAAAAAATGGCCGCTTTGGGAAATATTTTGGTTGTACCAATGAAGAATGTAAAAATACTCGCAAGCTCTTGAAGAGCGGTGAAGCGGCTCCACCGAAGATGGATCCGGTCCCTATGCCTGATTTGATTTGCCTAAAAGTTGAAGATCATTATGTTCTAAGAGATGGCGCAACAGGCCTGTTTTTAGCGGCGAGCCAATTTCCTAAAAAGAGAGAAACAAGAGCGCCGCTTGTTGCAGAACTTTTGCCCTACATGGACCAAATTGATTCTAAGTATCATTTCTTTTCTGATGCACCGGTTGCCGACTCAGAAGGCCGCCCAGCGGTCATTCGTTATAGTCGTAAAACAAAAGAACAATACGTTATGACAGAAGAGAATGGTAAGCCTACTGGTTGGAAAGCGTTTTATGTGGGTAATAAGTGGGTGATTGAAGAGGGTAAAAAAACGAAATGA
- a CDS encoding DEAD/DEAH box helicase: MEKQTVDTPSKPKRSRRTYSKPSKKPTKSTESNQTNTKAWSIEDFQVEPVEGKLRFHDLNLPDRVLKSISEMKFEYCSEIQAATLPHTLQGYDIIGQAQTGTGKTAAFLIAMISDFLDYPVEEERGDRFARGLIIAPTRELALQIAEDAEKLTSNSDLNVISLVGGLSYEKQKQQLDTERVDIVVATPGRLLDFARSKKVMLNKVEALVLDEADRMLSMGFIPDVKSIIRMTPHKEKRQTMLFSATFPKDIQALATQWTYVPKEVSVVPLETTNKNIDQVIYTVEADQKWDVLHQLLLEKPGERTIIFANRRDETRDLYERLKEVNINCAMLSGEVAQDKRVKTLNGFKNGKIQVLVATDVAGRGIHVDNIELVVNYSLPEDPEDYVHRIGRTGRGGELGRSVSFASEDDAFLVPEIEKVVGEKIRCEYIELETK; the protein is encoded by the coding sequence ATGGAAAAACAAACAGTAGATACCCCATCAAAGCCAAAAAGAAGCCGTAGAACTTATTCAAAACCAAGTAAAAAACCGACAAAATCCACTGAATCAAATCAAACTAATACAAAAGCTTGGTCTATTGAGGATTTTCAGGTTGAGCCAGTGGAAGGGAAGTTGAGATTTCACGATTTAAATTTACCCGATCGAGTTCTAAAGTCCATCTCTGAAATGAAGTTTGAATATTGCAGTGAGATCCAAGCGGCCACGTTGCCACATACACTTCAAGGTTATGACATTATCGGACAAGCACAAACTGGAACGGGTAAAACAGCGGCGTTTTTGATTGCGATGATTTCCGACTTCCTTGATTATCCTGTTGAAGAGGAAAGAGGAGACCGTTTCGCTCGTGGCTTAATCATTGCACCAACGCGCGAGTTGGCTTTACAAATCGCGGAAGATGCGGAAAAGCTGACCTCAAACTCTGATTTAAATGTTATCTCTCTGGTTGGCGGCTTAAGTTATGAGAAGCAAAAGCAACAGCTTGATACAGAGCGTGTTGATATAGTCGTCGCAACTCCAGGCCGATTACTCGATTTTGCGCGTAGTAAAAAAGTAATGTTGAATAAAGTAGAAGCTTTGGTGCTTGATGAAGCAGATAGAATGTTGTCTATGGGCTTTATACCAGATGTAAAAAGCATTATCAGAATGACACCGCACAAAGAAAAGCGCCAAACCATGTTGTTTAGTGCCACTTTTCCAAAAGACATTCAAGCCTTGGCGACTCAATGGACTTATGTTCCTAAAGAAGTTTCTGTGGTTCCTCTTGAAACGACAAATAAAAATATCGATCAGGTAATTTACACCGTTGAGGCGGACCAAAAATGGGATGTGCTTCACCAGCTGTTGTTAGAAAAGCCCGGTGAAAGAACCATAATATTTGCCAATCGCCGTGATGAAACACGTGATTTATATGAACGCCTAAAAGAAGTGAACATTAATTGCGCCATGCTGTCTGGTGAAGTGGCACAAGATAAGCGGGTTAAAACCCTAAATGGTTTTAAAAATGGCAAAATTCAGGTGTTGGTTGCAACGGATGTTGCGGGGCGAGGAATTCATGTTGATAATATTGAATTGGTAGTGAACTATTCTCTTCCTGAAGACCCGGAAGATTACGTTCACCGAATCGGACGTACTGGACGCGGAGGAGAGCTTGGTCGCTCTGTAAGTTTTGCCAGTGAAGATGATGCGTTCTTAGTGCCAGAGATTGAAAAAGTTGTTGGTGAAAAAATTCGTTGTGAGTACATCGAATTAGAAACTAAATAA
- a CDS encoding protein adenylyltransferase SelO, with product MIKHVFSQLGESFYSFTQVQPLLEQRLVEFNHQLADELGIDIKDKALKSLLSGKFHDPLSLSMVYAGHQFGGFSPQLGDGRGILLGEIETENGLVDLHLKGAGLTPYSRRGDGRAVLRSCIREYLAAEAMTALGIPSSRSLCLFDSNQAVYRERPEPGAMLLRTAKTHIRFGHFEFFYYRKQMESLQILIDYTIDQYFPHCRAGDNPIKCMLIEIVESTARMIAHWQSVGFQHGVMNTDNMSILGETIDYGPYGFMENYDPRWIANHSDHEGRYTLENQPSVGLWNLNCLMRAFSHHLSKDELIEVLGHYEPELMRQYRLLTYKKLGLTLVDESDESYDVDFVRKLYVLLKKESLDYTLFFRALSNMASPSDYSIILDDVVDRVSMSKWLDLYVDKRQKETVDWNDSKIEMLKINPKFILRNYLAQQVIQEAEQGNYLPFRRLLYVLQAPFSEHVECEDLSLRPPEWAKDLEVSCSS from the coding sequence ATGATAAAACATGTTTTTTCACAACTTGGTGAGTCTTTTTATAGCTTTACCCAAGTTCAACCTTTACTAGAGCAGCGCCTTGTTGAATTCAACCATCAACTTGCTGATGAGCTTGGCATAGACATCAAGGATAAAGCATTAAAATCTCTTCTTAGTGGGAAATTTCATGATCCACTTAGTTTAAGTATGGTTTATGCAGGTCATCAGTTCGGTGGCTTCTCGCCACAATTAGGGGATGGTCGTGGCATTTTGCTCGGTGAAATTGAGACCGAAAACGGACTCGTTGATTTACACTTAAAAGGGGCCGGTTTAACGCCTTACTCAAGACGAGGCGATGGTCGAGCTGTTTTACGCTCTTGCATACGGGAATATCTTGCGGCAGAAGCCATGACGGCATTAGGCATTCCATCGTCCCGATCTCTTTGTCTTTTTGACAGTAATCAGGCTGTTTACCGAGAAAGGCCAGAGCCAGGAGCCATGCTTTTACGCACAGCAAAAACACACATCAGATTTGGTCACTTTGAGTTTTTTTATTACCGTAAGCAAATGGAATCGCTTCAAATCTTGATTGATTACACAATCGATCAGTACTTTCCCCATTGCCGTGCCGGCGATAACCCTATCAAATGTATGCTTATCGAGATTGTTGAATCTACGGCGCGAATGATTGCCCATTGGCAGTCCGTTGGTTTTCAACATGGGGTTATGAATACAGACAATATGTCTATTTTAGGGGAAACAATCGATTATGGGCCATATGGATTTATGGAAAATTATGACCCGAGGTGGATTGCCAACCATTCAGATCATGAAGGTCGCTATACTCTCGAAAACCAGCCGAGTGTGGGTTTATGGAATTTGAATTGTTTAATGAGAGCGTTTTCACATCACCTTTCTAAGGATGAGTTGATTGAAGTTCTTGGTCATTATGAACCTGAGTTGATGAGGCAATACCGCTTGTTAACTTACAAAAAACTTGGCTTAACGCTTGTTGATGAATCTGATGAAAGTTATGACGTTGATTTTGTTAGAAAACTCTATGTCTTATTAAAAAAAGAATCACTAGACTACACCTTATTCTTTCGTGCACTTTCTAATATGGCAAGTCCATCTGATTACTCTATTATATTGGATGACGTAGTTGATAGAGTCTCTATGTCCAAATGGCTTGACCTCTATGTTGATAAAAGACAAAAAGAAACAGTAGATTGGAACGATTCGAAGATTGAAATGTTAAAAATCAACCCCAAATTCATTCTAAGGAACTACCTTGCCCAACAAGTGATACAAGAAGCCGAGCAAGGTAATTACCTACCATTTCGTCGATTGCTTTATGTTTTACAGGCGCCTTTTAGTGAACATGTGGAATGTGAAGATTTGTCATTAAGGCCACCAGAATGGGCAAAAGATTTGGAAGTGAGTTGTTCTTCGTAA
- a CDS encoding DUF6586 family protein, with amino-acid sequence MSNPSEASVTNQRLDVARRFLNMKNEAAEFWMERAYEYSALFHLKSALNGLLQEVCANYSLKKEADLCVLLGAAKEKGMSIPVLQELNALSSDPISWLTLMEKDYNVALECHSKSPTVVSSNVIVSSQSLESSITFYLKSISDLVLRYREESAEY; translated from the coding sequence ATGAGCAACCCAAGTGAAGCGAGTGTGACAAATCAAAGGTTAGATGTTGCACGTCGCTTCTTAAATATGAAAAATGAAGCGGCTGAGTTTTGGATGGAAAGAGCGTATGAGTACTCTGCTCTTTTTCATCTCAAGAGTGCGTTAAACGGTTTGTTGCAAGAAGTTTGTGCAAATTATTCGTTAAAAAAAGAAGCGGATCTTTGTGTTCTTTTGGGTGCGGCAAAAGAAAAAGGTATGTCAATTCCTGTATTACAGGAGCTAAATGCTTTATCATCCGACCCCATTAGTTGGCTTACCTTGATGGAAAAAGACTATAATGTCGCTTTAGAGTGTCATTCTAAGTCGCCAACCGTTGTTTCAAGTAATGTTATAGTGAGTAGTCAAAGCTTAGAAAGTTCGATAACATTCTATTTAAAGTCAATATCTGATCTCGTATTGAGATATAGAGAAGAGTCCGCAGAGTATTAA